The Cygnus olor isolate bCygOlo1 chromosome 18, bCygOlo1.pri.v2, whole genome shotgun sequence genome includes a window with the following:
- the LOC121056876 gene encoding small nuclear ribonucleoprotein E-like isoform X2 — MAYRGQGQKVQKVMVQPINLIFRYLQKRSRIQVWLYKQVNMRIEGCIIGFDEYMNLVLDDAEEIHSKTKSRKQLGVSCVCATRVMRGLKPARVSLLDSSTERYQT, encoded by the exons ATGGCGTACCGCGGGCAGGGCCAGAAGGTGCAGAAGGTGATGGTGCAGCCCATC AACCTCATCTTCCGCTACCTGCAGAAG AGGTCGAGGATCCAGGTGTGGCTTTACAAGCAAGTAAACATGCGGATAGAAGGCTGCATCATT GGCTTTGACGAGTACATGAATTTGGTGTTGGATGACGCAGAGGAGATTCACTCCAAGACAAAATCAAGGAAACAGCTGGGTGTGTCGTGTGTCTGTGCAACCCGAGTGATGCGCGGTCTGAAACCTGCCCGGGTGAGCCTTCTAGATAGCAGCACTGAGAGGTACCAAAC GTGA
- the LOC121056876 gene encoding small nuclear ribonucleoprotein E-like isoform X3, giving the protein MAYRGQGQKVQKRSRIQVWLYKQVNMRIEGCIIGFDEYMNLVLDDAEEIHSKTKSRKQLGVSCVCATRVMRGLKPARVSLLDSSTERPDHVKRGQHHSSTERF; this is encoded by the exons ATGGCGTACCGCGGGCAGGGCCAGAAGGTGCAGAAG AGGTCGAGGATCCAGGTGTGGCTTTACAAGCAAGTAAACATGCGGATAGAAGGCTGCATCATT GGCTTTGACGAGTACATGAATTTGGTGTTGGATGACGCAGAGGAGATTCACTCCAAGACAAAATCAAGGAAACAGCTGGGTGTGTCGTGTGTCTGTGCAACCCGAGTGATGCGCGGTCTGAAACCTGCCCGGGTGAGCCTTCTAGATAGCAGCACTGAGAG gccGGATCACGTTAAAAGGGGACAACATCACTCTTCTACAGAGCGTTTCTAA
- the LOC121056876 gene encoding small nuclear ribonucleoprotein E-like isoform X1 has translation MAYRGQGQKVQKVMVQPINLIFRYLQKRSRIQVWLYKQVNMRIEGCIIGFDEYMNLVLDDAEEIHSKTKSRKQLGVSCVCATRVMRGLKPARVSLLDSSTERPDHVKRGQHHSSTERF, from the exons ATGGCGTACCGCGGGCAGGGCCAGAAGGTGCAGAAGGTGATGGTGCAGCCCATC AACCTCATCTTCCGCTACCTGCAGAAG AGGTCGAGGATCCAGGTGTGGCTTTACAAGCAAGTAAACATGCGGATAGAAGGCTGCATCATT GGCTTTGACGAGTACATGAATTTGGTGTTGGATGACGCAGAGGAGATTCACTCCAAGACAAAATCAAGGAAACAGCTGGGTGTGTCGTGTGTCTGTGCAACCCGAGTGATGCGCGGTCTGAAACCTGCCCGGGTGAGCCTTCTAGATAGCAGCACTGAGAG gccGGATCACGTTAAAAGGGGACAACATCACTCTTCTACAGAGCGTTTCTAA
- the LOC121056876 gene encoding small nuclear ribonucleoprotein E-like isoform X4, with protein MAYRGQGQKVQKVMVQPINLIFRYLQKRSRIQVWLYKQVNMRIEGCIIGFDEYMNLVLDDAEEIHSKTKSRKQLGVSCVCATRVMRGLKPARAGSR; from the exons ATGGCGTACCGCGGGCAGGGCCAGAAGGTGCAGAAGGTGATGGTGCAGCCCATC AACCTCATCTTCCGCTACCTGCAGAAG AGGTCGAGGATCCAGGTGTGGCTTTACAAGCAAGTAAACATGCGGATAGAAGGCTGCATCATT GGCTTTGACGAGTACATGAATTTGGTGTTGGATGACGCAGAGGAGATTCACTCCAAGACAAAATCAAGGAAACAGCTGGGTGTGTCGTGTGTCTGTGCAACCCGAGTGATGCGCGGTCTGAAACCTGCCCGG gccGGATCACGTTAA